Proteins encoded in a region of the Nocardia asteroides genome:
- the glmM gene encoding phosphoglucosamine mutase, with translation MGRLFGTDGVRGLANESLSPEFALRVSGAAAQILSRGKKRALAVVGRDPRASGEMLEAAVTAGLTAAGVDVLSVGVLPTPAVAYLTGLYDACLGVMISASHNPMPDNGIKIFAAGGHKLDDAIEDRIEALVAADTPFRPTGAGIGRVRSAAGARDHGLVIPDQYSLAGTHERYVEHLVEATGQDLSGLTVVVDCAHGAAAEVGPAAYREAGATVIAINAEPDGLNINDGCGSTHLDQVRAAVVEHGADLGLAHDGDADRCLAVDAYGNVVDGDAILAILALAMHEAGELAENTLVATVMSNLGLHIAMRAAGITLRTTAVGDRYVLEELRRGGYTLGGEQSGHVVFPRHGTTGDGILTGLRLMARMAQSRRTLADLASVLQTVPQILVNVPVSDKAVVARAPEVREAVLEAERTLGDSGRVLLRPSGTEELVRVMVEATDPAQARQLADDLAKRVAAV, from the coding sequence ATGGGACGGTTGTTCGGCACCGACGGAGTCCGCGGGCTTGCCAACGAGTCGCTGAGTCCGGAGTTCGCGCTGCGCGTTTCCGGAGCGGCCGCGCAGATCCTGAGCCGGGGCAAGAAGCGTGCGCTCGCGGTGGTCGGCCGCGATCCCCGGGCCAGCGGAGAGATGCTCGAGGCCGCGGTGACCGCCGGCCTGACCGCGGCGGGCGTGGACGTGCTCTCGGTGGGAGTGCTGCCGACGCCGGCCGTCGCCTACCTCACCGGTCTGTACGATGCCTGTCTCGGCGTGATGATCTCCGCCTCGCACAACCCCATGCCGGACAACGGCATCAAGATCTTCGCCGCGGGCGGGCACAAACTCGACGACGCGATCGAGGACCGGATCGAGGCGCTCGTCGCCGCGGACACGCCGTTCCGCCCGACCGGCGCCGGTATCGGACGGGTGCGCAGCGCGGCGGGCGCGCGGGATCACGGGCTGGTCATCCCGGACCAGTACAGCCTCGCGGGCACCCACGAGCGTTACGTGGAGCACCTGGTGGAGGCCACCGGCCAGGACCTGTCCGGGCTGACCGTCGTGGTCGACTGCGCGCACGGCGCCGCCGCCGAGGTGGGGCCCGCCGCGTATCGCGAGGCGGGAGCGACAGTGATCGCCATCAACGCCGAACCCGACGGGCTGAACATCAACGACGGCTGCGGCTCGACCCATCTCGACCAGGTGCGGGCCGCGGTAGTGGAGCACGGGGCAGACCTGGGCCTGGCGCATGACGGCGACGCCGACCGCTGCCTGGCCGTCGACGCCTACGGCAACGTGGTCGACGGTGACGCGATTCTGGCCATCCTGGCGCTGGCCATGCACGAGGCGGGCGAGCTGGCCGAAAACACCCTGGTCGCCACCGTGATGAGCAACCTCGGTCTGCACATCGCCATGCGCGCGGCCGGAATCACTCTGCGCACCACCGCGGTCGGCGACCGTTACGTGCTCGAGGAGTTGCGGCGCGGCGGCTACACGCTGGGTGGCGAGCAGTCGGGGCATGTGGTGTTCCCCCGCCACGGCACCACCGGTGACGGCATCCTGACCGGCCTGCGCCTGATGGCCCGGATGGCGCAGTCCCGGCGCACTCTGGCCGACCTGGCGAGTGTGCTGCAAACCGTGCCGCAGATCCTGGTGAACGTGCCGGTCAGCGACAAAGCCGTGGTCGCGCGCGCACCGGAGGTGCGGGAAGCGGTGCTGGAGGCGGAGCGGACGCTCGGCGACTCCGGACGAGTATTGCTGCGGCCCAGCGGCACCGAGGAACTGGTGCGGGTGATGGTGGAGGCCACCGATCCGGCGCAGGCGCGGCAGCTGGCGGACGATCTCGCCAAACGGGTAGCGGCTGTGTGA